In Fibrobacter sp. UWEL, the following proteins share a genomic window:
- a CDS encoding NPCBM/NEW2 domain-containing protein, whose amino-acid sequence MICLLANLFCTQASAFGGDQGYWANWVKQLANNGLEHFDGNYPPLYVFWLWVVAQIHNLFNIPVEKGTLLKFFCLWPVYFAHVGLTDFASRMVARFKLETRDAHIALAFVALNPALLLDGPIWGQVDLFPCMFGIAALYCINFRSKIKYASMFFALALLAKFQMILLLPIFGGMFLRRYKTSWRGLPLMVIAVVLVLLPFILAGNLSGMLTHAYLNTTEQYPYSTYNAANLWMFLVGNTSRDTLPLLGLSGDGIGFLLAPTWLGKILFVVVSAYILKCALFAKSLRRTFELASWNAFAFFLLLPGMHERYLIYAVPFVCVWMILDMKKSWIWTTLITAVCAMNISMINGFKGADLWTWVSGIAVVGFIAAIVHNFAPKAFPFVIEKLKAVTFPHFTPYAVLGLFLLPILGSEISGLMPLQVELKDNQFFLTDLRIDHYTQQYGSPRKNRSVDGNTLTVKGQQFENGFGTHAASELFFRLPDNAETLEFVVAIDDESGGGGSVKFSVEDVDGNTLWQSGMVYGNKGAQRGSANVSGKSMIILKADPDGDNSYDHADWLNIVVTKKEK is encoded by the coding sequence GTGATTTGCCTCTTGGCAAATTTGTTCTGCACTCAGGCATCTGCCTTTGGTGGGGACCAGGGCTATTGGGCCAACTGGGTCAAGCAACTGGCAAATAATGGTTTAGAACATTTTGACGGCAACTATCCTCCGCTGTATGTGTTCTGGCTTTGGGTGGTGGCGCAGATCCACAACTTGTTTAACATTCCCGTGGAAAAGGGAACCCTGCTGAAGTTCTTCTGCCTGTGGCCGGTGTACTTTGCTCACGTAGGCCTGACAGATTTTGCAAGCCGCATGGTGGCCCGCTTTAAGCTGGAAACTCGTGATGCTCATATCGCTCTTGCTTTCGTTGCCTTGAATCCCGCTTTGTTGCTGGATGGTCCTATTTGGGGACAGGTGGATTTGTTCCCCTGCATGTTCGGTATCGCTGCCCTGTACTGCATCAATTTCCGTAGCAAGATTAAATATGCGTCCATGTTCTTTGCCCTGGCTCTGCTGGCAAAGTTCCAGATGATTTTGCTGTTGCCCATTTTTGGCGGCATGTTCCTGCGCCGTTATAAGACATCCTGGCGTGGGCTTCCTCTGATGGTAATTGCTGTGGTGCTGGTGCTCCTGCCCTTTATTCTGGCGGGGAACTTGTCGGGCATGCTGACCCATGCTTACTTGAATACCACGGAACAGTATCCCTATTCTACCTACAATGCCGCTAACCTCTGGATGTTCCTAGTGGGGAATACCAGCAGGGATACGTTGCCCTTGCTGGGACTTTCCGGCGATGGAATCGGTTTCCTGCTTGCTCCTACCTGGCTTGGAAAGATTCTCTTTGTGGTGGTATCTGCATATATCCTGAAGTGCGCCCTCTTTGCCAAGTCCCTCCGTAGAACTTTTGAATTGGCTTCCTGGAATGCATTTGCTTTCTTCCTGCTGCTGCCGGGCATGCACGAACGCTACCTGATTTATGCCGTACCTTTTGTTTGCGTATGGATGATTCTGGACATGAAGAAATCCTGGATCTGGACCACCTTGATTACCGCCGTATGCGCCATGAACATTTCCATGATTAACGGCTTTAAGGGTGCGGATCTCTGGACTTGGGTTTCTGGAATTGCGGTAGTTGGATTTATTGCGGCCATCGTCCATAACTTTGCGCCCAAGGCATTCCCGTTTGTCATTGAAAAGCTGAAGGCGGTAACCTTCCCTCACTTTACGCCTTATGCGGTTTTGGGCCTATTCCTGTTGCCCATTCTGGGAAGTGAAATTTCTGGACTGATGCCTTTGCAGGTGGAATTGAAGGACAATCAGTTCTTCCTGACGGACTTGCGAATTGATCATTATACCCAGCAATACGGTTCGCCCCGTAAGAATCGTTCCGTGGATGGAAATACCTTGACGGTAAAGGGGCAGCAGTTTGAAAACGGCTTTGGAACTCACGCCGCTTCTGAATTGTTCTTTAGGCTTCCCGATAACGCGGAGACCCTGGAATTTGTGGTGGCCATCGATGACGAAAGTGGTGGCGGCGGTTCCGTGAAGTTTAGCGTTGAGGATGTGGACGGAAATACCTTGTGGCAGAGCGGTATGGTGTATGGCAACAAGGGCGCCCAGCGCGGTAGTGCCAATGTGAGCGGCAAGTCCATGATTATCCTGAAGGCGGATCCTGATGGAGACAATTCTTACGATCATGCAGACTGGCTGAATATCGTGGTGACCAAGAAGGAAAAGTAA
- a CDS encoding M18 family aminopeptidase: protein MNFFEFLDKSVTPYHTVDNLKKALEGCGALLFERNGALIAVRAPKKACENSRFRIALAHTDFPALKISPNPDKACAGVNKLHVETYGGLLYTSWLDRDLGYAGMLAFERNGQVQTKLIRGNKLFKIPQLAIHLNRGVNQDGLTVNPQTDLDALWCAAESQKFVDVLKAELAGDEQLLEFDVQLFDAQGANAGGFNDEWIYSGRLDNLSSCHAIAEALLASEPLENDFMVAAFMNNEEVGSVTREGAGGNFLQSILEQVWGEAGLPLSTLNSALSTSLALSIDMAHAVHPNFPQKHESNHGPVLGGGVVLKANSQKRYASDVVSSANFKLLCKNAGVPCQTFITRNDMPCGSTVGPTISASLGIPTVDIGEPMLSMHSIREMIAIKDHDDMIQLLKKFFV from the coding sequence ATGAATTTTTTTGAATTTCTCGACAAATCCGTTACTCCTTACCACACCGTGGACAACCTGAAAAAGGCTTTGGAAGGATGCGGAGCTTTGCTTTTTGAACGGAACGGCGCCTTGATTGCGGTGCGTGCCCCTAAAAAAGCCTGCGAGAATTCAAGGTTCCGTATTGCTTTGGCCCATACGGATTTTCCTGCCTTGAAAATTTCCCCGAATCCGGATAAGGCTTGCGCTGGCGTGAATAAACTCCATGTGGAAACCTACGGTGGCCTGCTGTATACCAGCTGGCTGGATCGTGACTTGGGTTATGCGGGTATGCTCGCCTTTGAACGCAATGGCCAGGTTCAGACGAAACTGATTCGAGGCAACAAGCTGTTCAAGATTCCCCAGCTTGCTATTCACCTGAATCGCGGTGTGAATCAGGATGGCTTGACGGTGAACCCTCAGACGGACCTGGATGCGCTGTGGTGTGCTGCAGAGTCCCAGAAGTTTGTAGACGTGCTGAAGGCAGAACTTGCTGGTGACGAACAACTGCTGGAATTTGATGTACAGCTGTTTGACGCACAGGGCGCCAATGCTGGCGGTTTCAATGACGAGTGGATTTACTCCGGACGTCTGGATAACTTGAGCAGCTGTCACGCCATTGCAGAAGCGCTGCTAGCTTCTGAACCGCTGGAAAATGATTTCATGGTGGCCGCCTTCATGAATAATGAAGAGGTTGGCTCTGTGACTCGCGAAGGTGCGGGTGGCAACTTCCTGCAGTCTATTCTGGAGCAGGTGTGGGGCGAAGCGGGTTTGCCTCTTTCGACTTTAAACTCTGCGCTCTCTACTTCTCTGGCTTTGTCCATCGATATGGCTCATGCGGTGCATCCCAACTTCCCGCAGAAGCATGAATCCAACCACGGGCCTGTCTTAGGTGGTGGCGTTGTCCTGAAGGCGAACTCCCAGAAGCGCTATGCCAGCGATGTGGTTAGTTCCGCAAACTTCAAGCTACTCTGCAAAAATGCTGGAGTGCCTTGCCAGACGTTTATCACTCGTAACGATATGCCCTGCGGATCTACGGTGGGACCTACCATCTCTGCAAGCCTTGGTATTCCTACGGTGGATATTGGTGAACCCATGCTCAGTATGCATAGCATCCGCGAGATGATTGCCATTAAGGATCATGATGATATGATTCAGCTGCTGAAGAAATTTTTTGTGTAA
- a CDS encoding MlaD family protein: MAFKPLKRINWMEISGLLVGVFLTIAVMVFAIVLYTKLFTSGMIGVEEYRLHSTFEKAFGLRPGTRVQISGVDIGQIGEVEVEGDGVFIEFVIRKQYQPWITDSAKVFAIRDQNMISARVINIDVRRGKGRVLEDGDFLPPGQAQDIETVLETANVLLGRVNTLVDAADSLLGMAMDTGTTIGAMFGSRALYDNLNRQLNRIDDMTYVGKRVLFQTANIMDTLQVQMPTLLNKVDVITTDVGGLITELKPVPQKVDKLMGGVEDLMGNVGGLMGKLDVSLNKADNMLAEVGELTSGLGDFMEATEQTLQSADDLMNGLSDMWIIRRSIPSKDSVPFMVETLW; encoded by the coding sequence ATGGCATTTAAACCTTTAAAACGCATTAACTGGATGGAAATTTCCGGCCTTTTGGTCGGCGTGTTCCTGACCATTGCCGTTATGGTGTTTGCCATCGTCCTGTACACCAAGTTGTTCACCTCCGGCATGATCGGGGTGGAAGAATACAGACTCCACAGTACTTTCGAAAAGGCATTCGGCCTCCGTCCGGGCACCCGCGTTCAGATTAGCGGCGTGGACATCGGTCAAATTGGCGAAGTGGAAGTGGAAGGTGACGGCGTATTCATTGAATTTGTAATCCGCAAACAGTACCAGCCCTGGATTACGGACAGCGCCAAGGTGTTCGCCATCCGTGACCAGAACATGATTTCCGCCCGTGTCATTAACATTGACGTTCGTCGCGGTAAAGGTCGAGTTCTCGAAGATGGAGACTTCCTTCCCCCGGGACAGGCTCAGGATATCGAAACCGTTCTTGAAACTGCAAACGTCTTGCTGGGTCGTGTGAACACCCTGGTGGACGCCGCCGACTCCCTCCTGGGCATGGCCATGGATACGGGAACCACCATCGGTGCTATGTTTGGCTCTCGCGCTCTTTACGACAACTTGAACCGCCAGTTGAACCGAATCGACGACATGACCTACGTGGGTAAGAGGGTTCTTTTCCAGACGGCAAACATCATGGATACCCTCCAGGTCCAGATGCCTACCCTCCTGAACAAGGTGGACGTGATTACCACGGACGTTGGCGGCCTGATTACCGAACTGAAGCCTGTACCCCAGAAGGTGGACAAGCTTATGGGTGGTGTGGAAGACCTGATGGGCAACGTTGGCGGTCTCATGGGCAAGCTTGATGTATCTCTCAACAAGGCCGACAACATGCTGGCAGAAGTGGGAGAACTGACATCCGGTCTGGGCGATTTTATGGAAGCTACGGAACAGACCCTCCAGAGTGCAGACGACCTGATGAACGGCCTGTCCGACATGTGGATTATTCGTAGGTCCATACCCAGCAAGGATTCCGTACCCTTCATGGTGGAGACCCTATGGTAA
- a CDS encoding RNA methyltransferase — MSEENNEKRTVKSTLNRKFGVSEATDRRNPRADGERGERKSFGDRKPFGDRGDRPFRGDRKPFGDRMGRRDDRPFREDRFRGDRDERREGEGFNREGGERSDRPFNRDRRPRSFGDRPFRGDRKPFGGDRRPRREFAQAGAPVYRQRPEEQQVENVEEVLDETALEARVAQVEANEDVTSNPPWFKKLLALTTEKGREREGRFIGEGIHVVHELVSHHRELVLGVYAVEGFEDETLMEAINEAEIRVNVLTEAQMKQLSSTVATQGVIAVARIASKKPAYESSRSILTLVDAVQDPGNLGTLFRTSLGFNSAGMILGRGTVSPFNPKVVRGSSGTFLRVPFEFDVDLIDQINFLRSKGYTIIATDLHAKQSLREIPAHKLRKMAFLVGNEGAGTNPYFIELADETVKIPMSSELESLNVAVAHGILSYEAALIQDELK, encoded by the coding sequence ATGAGCGAAGAAAATAACGAAAAGCGCACTGTAAAGTCCACATTGAACCGTAAGTTCGGCGTCAGCGAAGCTACTGACCGCCGTAATCCTCGCGCTGATGGCGAACGCGGCGAACGTAAGTCCTTTGGCGACCGCAAGCCCTTCGGTGATCGCGGTGACCGTCCCTTCCGTGGCGACCGCAAGCCTTTTGGTGATCGTATGGGTCGTCGTGATGACCGCCCCTTCCGTGAAGACCGTTTCCGCGGTGATCGCGATGAACGTCGTGAAGGCGAAGGCTTCAACCGCGAAGGCGGCGAACGCTCTGACCGTCCCTTCAACCGTGATCGTCGCCCCCGCAGCTTCGGTGATCGTCCCTTCCGTGGCGACCGCAAGCCCTTCGGTGGTGACCGTCGTCCCCGTCGTGAATTTGCTCAGGCAGGTGCTCCTGTCTACCGTCAGCGTCCTGAAGAACAGCAGGTGGAAAACGTTGAAGAAGTTTTGGATGAAACCGCACTGGAAGCACGCGTAGCCCAGGTGGAAGCAAATGAAGATGTTACTTCCAATCCTCCTTGGTTCAAGAAGCTTCTCGCTCTCACTACCGAAAAGGGCCGCGAACGCGAAGGCCGCTTCATCGGTGAAGGCATCCATGTGGTTCATGAACTGGTTTCCCATCATCGTGAACTGGTTCTCGGCGTATATGCCGTTGAAGGTTTCGAAGATGAAACTTTGATGGAAGCAATTAACGAAGCTGAAATCCGTGTGAATGTTCTGACTGAAGCACAGATGAAACAGCTTTCTTCCACTGTTGCTACTCAGGGTGTCATTGCTGTTGCTCGCATTGCCAGCAAGAAGCCTGCTTACGAATCCAGCCGCAGCATCCTCACTCTGGTGGATGCCGTGCAGGATCCGGGTAACTTGGGTACTCTCTTCCGTACCAGCCTGGGCTTCAACTCCGCTGGTATGATTCTCGGTCGCGGTACCGTGAGCCCCTTCAACCCCAAGGTTGTCCGTGGTTCCTCGGGCACTTTCCTCCGCGTGCCTTTTGAATTTGACGTGGATCTGATCGACCAGATCAACTTCCTCCGTAGCAAGGGCTACACCATTATCGCAACTGACCTGCACGCAAAGCAGAGTCTTCGCGAAATTCCTGCTCACAAGCTTCGTAAGATGGCTTTCCTGGTGGGTAACGAAGGTGCCGGTACCAATCCCTACTTCATTGAACTTGCCGATGAAACCGTCAAGATTCCTATGAGCAGCGAACTGGAATCCCTGAACGTGGCTGTTGCTCACGGTATCCTTTCCTACGAAGCCGCCCTGATCCAGGACGAACTGAAGTAA
- the pyrF gene encoding orotidine-5'-phosphate decarboxylase — MNFHDRLEQRVAKCGNPVCMGMDPVLKLIDPCCPDGTAEDKIKRFYSELLECCLKRNVLPAVVKPNSAYYECVSVQAMLVLQQLIADYRSAGIPVILDAKRGDIGKSSAAYATAAFDVYKADVVTVSPWMGSDSVNPFLRENSENGAYVLLRTSNKGAHDFQDMPVIGSDDPRDVNEAFYKVADKIFEWDGDKGFFGAVVGATHPEELEKITAYCVAHQHEIPFLIPGVSIPGVPGGQGGDAKTVLTAIKNGGGKRQFHVLNSSSGLNFAYQRSGKPEAFATECVDALERLAEACRI, encoded by the coding sequence ATGAATTTTCATGATCGCCTTGAACAGCGTGTCGCTAAATGCGGTAACCCGGTCTGCATGGGCATGGACCCTGTCCTGAAGCTCATTGACCCTTGCTGCCCTGATGGCACCGCCGAAGACAAGATCAAGCGTTTTTATTCCGAACTCCTGGAATGCTGCCTGAAGCGTAACGTGCTGCCCGCAGTAGTCAAGCCCAATAGTGCTTACTACGAATGCGTCAGCGTGCAGGCTATGCTGGTGCTGCAGCAGCTCATTGCTGATTATCGTAGCGCTGGTATTCCGGTTATTCTGGATGCAAAGCGTGGTGACATCGGTAAGTCCAGCGCTGCTTATGCTACCGCTGCTTTTGACGTTTACAAGGCTGACGTGGTGACCGTTTCTCCCTGGATGGGTTCCGATTCCGTGAATCCCTTCCTGCGTGAAAATTCCGAAAATGGCGCCTACGTTCTGCTCCGTACCAGCAATAAGGGCGCTCACGATTTCCAGGATATGCCTGTAATCGGTAGCGATGATCCTCGTGACGTGAACGAAGCCTTCTACAAGGTTGCCGACAAGATTTTCGAATGGGACGGTGACAAGGGCTTCTTCGGTGCTGTGGTTGGCGCAACCCATCCCGAAGAACTGGAAAAGATTACCGCTTACTGCGTTGCTCACCAGCACGAAATACCCTTCCTGATTCCGGGTGTTTCCATTCCTGGTGTGCCGGGTGGTCAGGGCGGTGACGCCAAGACAGTTCTTACCGCAATCAAGAACGGTGGTGGCAAGCGTCAGTTCCATGTGCTGAACAGCTCCAGCGGTCTGAACTTTGCCTACCAGCGTAGCGGCAAGCCGGAAGCATTTGCTACGGAATGCGTTGACGCTCTGGAACGCTTGGCTGAAGCCTGCCGAATCTAA
- a CDS encoding SUMF1/EgtB/PvdO family nonheme iron enzyme has protein sequence MKFRLKNRAIFFLANLLAFTSWGCHLSSSSDDPDMIAGPLEIVLDDKYAGFLKVASSGRFVFMGTNSEDALAKERPLMKAKFSYDFSIGKSEVTCGSFRSLMDRGNCDGDDLPVVNVSYYDAVLYCNALSKRFGLDSVYSYSSASFGEDGYCDYLEGLVFNPEREGIRLPTESEWMLVAAQDWLSGTGWTMENSDGTLHPVCSIGSVSSSASVCDMKGNAMEWVNDWMGSFREHSVSDFVGAQDGGSQGIRVVKGGEFSK, from the coding sequence ATGAAGTTCCGTCTGAAAAATAGGGCTATTTTTTTCCTGGCAAATCTTCTGGCGTTTACCTCTTGGGGGTGTCATCTTTCTTCATCTAGCGATGATCCCGATATGATTGCGGGACCTCTAGAAATTGTTCTTGATGATAAATATGCGGGCTTTCTAAAAGTTGCTTCTTCGGGCCGGTTTGTCTTTATGGGGACGAACTCTGAAGATGCTCTTGCTAAGGAACGCCCTTTGATGAAGGCGAAGTTTTCCTATGATTTTTCCATAGGGAAAAGTGAAGTCACTTGCGGTAGTTTTCGTTCCTTAATGGATCGGGGAAACTGCGACGGTGATGATTTGCCTGTAGTGAATGTTTCTTACTATGATGCAGTACTATATTGCAATGCATTAAGTAAACGTTTTGGCCTTGATTCGGTCTATAGCTATAGTTCAGCTTCTTTTGGAGAGGATGGATACTGCGACTATCTTGAGGGACTTGTATTCAATCCTGAAAGAGAAGGAATTCGACTTCCTACGGAATCGGAGTGGATGTTGGTTGCTGCTCAAGATTGGTTGTCAGGAACTGGATGGACAATGGAAAATTCAGATGGAACCCTCCATCCAGTTTGTTCTATTGGAAGCGTTTCATCATCTGCTTCGGTTTGCGATATGAAGGGGAACGCCATGGAGTGGGTGAATGACTGGATGGGTTCTTTCAGGGAACATTCCGTAAGTGATTTTGTGGGTGCTCAGGATGGGGGAAGTCAAGGAATTCGCGTGGTGAAGGGGGGGGAGTTTTCGAAATGA
- the dxs gene encoding 1-deoxy-D-xylulose-5-phosphate synthase → MDLKDIKSPQDIKHLSLEELYRLAAQIRETIIGQVSKHGGHLASSLGVVELTLALHYVFNAPEDKIVWDVGHQAYVHKLLTGRFDRFSTLRQQNGISGFLKRHESEYDCFGAGHATTSISAALGFAVARNQLKKDNNVVAVIGDGSMTGGMAYEALNNAGISKQNMTIILNDNKMSIAPNVGGFSKYLNRVISDPVYNKMRTDLDRLMKRLPGILGSRFRDLFLQVESAAKTAVKPGTFFENLGVRYFGPVDGHDIEELVLLLKRVKEQPGPCLIHILTEKGRGLPAAVANPTKFHGCSPFDPESGLPLAPGSVKPSLTSVFGKTLLEIARKDKRVMGITAAMPTGCGLDIVAKELPNQVIDVGIAEEHALTFAAGLACEGIVPVVAIYSSFMQRAYDQIMHDIALQNLHVVMVLDRAGLVGADGPTHHGSFDLSFLRTVPGLTIMAPSNENELRDMIQASIDMEGPVAIRYPRGTALAEKLEEPTGNFDATLPKVLRQGKDILLLGAGFMTNELKKTAQVLSENGYDPTLVDARLIKPLDPECYRSLFESHKVIVTLEDNTLVGGFGSAIGEMLMDFGITDKRLIRFGLPDNFVEQGEIPALYKLLKIDGESVAKQILEKIQ, encoded by the coding sequence ATGGACCTTAAAGACATCAAGTCTCCCCAGGACATCAAGCATCTTTCCTTGGAAGAGCTGTACCGTCTTGCTGCTCAGATTCGCGAAACCATCATTGGTCAAGTGTCTAAGCATGGCGGTCACCTTGCTTCCAGCTTAGGTGTCGTGGAACTGACTCTTGCCCTTCACTACGTATTCAACGCTCCTGAAGACAAGATCGTTTGGGACGTGGGCCATCAGGCTTATGTTCATAAACTCTTGACGGGTCGCTTTGATCGCTTCTCTACCTTGCGCCAGCAGAATGGTATCTCTGGCTTCTTGAAGCGTCATGAAAGTGAATACGACTGCTTTGGCGCAGGTCATGCAACCACTTCTATTTCTGCCGCTCTCGGTTTTGCGGTCGCCCGCAACCAGCTGAAGAAGGACAACAACGTGGTGGCCGTTATTGGTGACGGTTCCATGACTGGTGGTATGGCATACGAAGCCTTGAACAATGCTGGCATTTCCAAGCAGAATATGACCATCATCTTGAACGATAACAAGATGAGCATTGCACCCAACGTAGGTGGCTTCAGCAAGTATTTGAACCGTGTCATTTCTGACCCGGTGTACAACAAGATGCGTACGGACCTGGATCGCCTGATGAAGCGCCTTCCGGGCATCCTGGGCTCTCGTTTCCGTGATTTGTTCCTGCAGGTGGAAAGTGCCGCAAAGACGGCGGTGAAGCCGGGTACTTTCTTTGAAAACCTGGGCGTCCGTTACTTCGGACCTGTGGATGGTCACGACATTGAAGAACTGGTGCTTCTCCTGAAGCGCGTGAAGGAACAGCCGGGCCCCTGCCTGATTCACATCCTGACCGAAAAGGGACGTGGTCTTCCTGCAGCTGTTGCTAATCCTACCAAGTTCCATGGATGCAGTCCCTTCGATCCCGAAAGCGGTTTGCCTCTTGCCCCGGGCAGCGTAAAGCCGTCCTTGACCAGCGTGTTCGGTAAGACCTTGCTGGAAATTGCTCGCAAGGATAAGCGCGTCATGGGTATTACTGCTGCTATGCCTACGGGTTGCGGTCTGGATATTGTGGCTAAGGAATTGCCCAACCAGGTCATTGACGTTGGTATTGCAGAAGAACATGCTTTGACTTTTGCCGCTGGTCTTGCCTGCGAAGGCATCGTTCCGGTGGTGGCAATTTATTCCTCCTTTATGCAAAGAGCCTACGACCAGATTATGCATGATATCGCTCTGCAGAATCTGCATGTGGTGATGGTGCTTGACCGTGCAGGCCTTGTGGGCGCAGACGGCCCGACTCATCATGGCTCTTTCGACTTGTCTTTCCTTAGAACGGTGCCGGGTCTTACCATTATGGCTCCGTCTAACGAAAATGAACTGCGGGATATGATCCAGGCTTCTATCGATATGGAAGGGCCTGTTGCTATCCGCTATCCCCGCGGAACCGCTCTGGCTGAAAAGCTGGAAGAACCTACTGGAAACTTCGATGCGACGCTTCCCAAGGTCCTTCGCCAGGGTAAGGACATCTTGCTCCTTGGGGCTGGCTTCATGACAAACGAATTGAAGAAGACTGCCCAGGTTCTTAGTGAAAACGGATACGACCCCACATTGGTGGACGCCCGTTTGATCAAACCGCTTGATCCTGAATGCTACCGCAGTCTCTTCGAAAGCCACAAGGTGATTGTGACTTTGGAAGACAATACTCTGGTAGGTGGCTTCGGTTCGGCTATCGGCGAAATGCTGATGGATTTCGGAATTACGGATAAACGCCTTATCCGCTTCGGACTTCCTGACAACTTTGTGGAACAGGGCGAAATTCCTGCTCTCTATAAACTATTGAAAATTGACGGTGAATCCGTCGCCAAGCAGATCTTAGAAAAGATCCAATAA
- a CDS encoding TIGR02171 family protein has product MFRRGDVYAVTSSSRANYIGFRVAYGKIPNPTWLGSNGNEVSNPILLLASSLSVKKRTGTFDSKLVFRNDVTGNLAFVNYSSANPTIVEIQDELDAYHPDVSPDGRKVAFCTGMEGTGTVSSVYVRNLDSAGSDLVKLNVENAVIPRWKVLDIGDTVIVYVTSANDNRDGTAFLKQSTWQVPFVNGKFGTPKKLFDGAFHGGVSSDNQLAVTGARLLRARVDGKDSLWYNGEQACNVSLSKDVQRRTLFLDFGGKTGTAFSGEKYGVHERILEADSAGRLTRMIPAPEGYSFDHSEWALWNNNTDADNAPLAVASLTGVNGSHKKLAVVNMSDSSILELAQGDELWHPCLWSVSTEFHIPKDVDLDSAGVYLLPGGNVAGEILRVKMELMWKNAEQIEYFCVGSSRMANGVIPDSLTVGYAMNMGHAYNDMNASIRFARDYGFNALPNLKAIVISLDFDLWQIKTDFSKMIFDVVPGYSYDSSHYYWKYGMPNGFIEAVEHSFPASEYSWMVYGASRGFADTDIEGWGPAIIEGMVNWDELYPDRIQWNLDLLRKFLIETQKRNISVVGVIFPQNPEYAQTDSWGCHGLQRSTAQWVRDSVFAMAEQYQNFVVMDENKMGSHDYSDQMAHDTDHLSTEGAAQLTSRLDSLLLGMQ; this is encoded by the coding sequence CTGTTTCGACGTGGAGATGTATATGCTGTGACTTCTTCATCCCGTGCTAATTATATAGGGTTTCGAGTGGCCTATGGCAAAATCCCGAATCCCACCTGGTTAGGAAGCAACGGTAATGAGGTATCTAATCCCATATTGCTTTTGGCTAGTTCACTGTCCGTGAAAAAAAGGACAGGAACATTTGATTCTAAACTGGTTTTTCGAAATGATGTGACGGGAAACCTTGCCTTTGTCAATTATTCCAGCGCGAACCCTACTATTGTAGAGATTCAAGATGAACTGGATGCTTATCATCCGGATGTTTCTCCTGATGGCAGGAAGGTTGCTTTCTGTACGGGCATGGAGGGGACGGGTACCGTATCCAGCGTGTATGTGCGTAATCTTGATAGTGCAGGAAGCGACTTGGTGAAACTGAATGTGGAGAATGCGGTAATTCCCCGCTGGAAGGTCCTTGATATTGGCGATACCGTGATTGTCTATGTGACAAGTGCAAATGATAATAGGGATGGCACTGCTTTCCTGAAGCAAAGTACATGGCAGGTACCCTTTGTGAATGGTAAGTTTGGAACCCCTAAAAAATTGTTTGATGGAGCCTTCCATGGTGGTGTAAGTTCGGACAATCAACTCGCCGTGACAGGAGCTCGCCTTTTGAGGGCTAGAGTTGATGGAAAAGATTCTCTGTGGTATAATGGGGAGCAGGCTTGTAATGTAAGCTTGTCAAAGGACGTGCAGAGGCGTACTCTCTTTCTCGATTTTGGTGGAAAGACTGGGACCGCTTTTTCAGGAGAAAAATATGGCGTTCATGAAAGAATTCTGGAAGCGGATTCTGCGGGGCGTTTAACAAGGATGATCCCTGCTCCAGAGGGATACAGTTTTGATCATAGCGAATGGGCTTTGTGGAATAATAACACTGATGCTGATAACGCTCCGTTGGCAGTGGCTTCATTGACGGGTGTTAATGGATCCCATAAGAAGCTTGCCGTAGTGAATATGTCGGATTCTTCCATTTTGGAACTTGCTCAAGGGGATGAACTTTGGCATCCCTGCCTATGGTCTGTAAGCACGGAATTCCACATTCCTAAGGATGTGGATTTAGATAGTGCAGGCGTGTACTTGCTACCTGGCGGAAATGTTGCCGGCGAGATTCTTCGTGTCAAGATGGAACTAATGTGGAAAAATGCTGAGCAAATAGAGTATTTCTGCGTGGGCAGCTCTCGTATGGCCAATGGTGTTATTCCTGATTCTTTGACTGTGGGTTATGCCATGAATATGGGACATGCTTATAATGATATGAACGCTTCCATTCGATTCGCTAGGGACTATGGTTTTAACGCTCTTCCGAATTTAAAGGCTATCGTCATTTCTCTTGATTTTGATTTGTGGCAGATAAAGACCGATTTTTCGAAGATGATCTTTGATGTTGTTCCGGGATACTCTTATGATTCGTCGCATTATTATTGGAAATACGGAATGCCGAATGGATTTATAGAGGCTGTGGAACACTCCTTTCCTGCATCAGAATACTCCTGGATGGTTTATGGGGCTTCTAGAGGATTCGCTGACACGGACATAGAAGGTTGGGGCCCTGCTATTATTGAAGGAATGGTGAACTGGGATGAACTTTATCCAGATCGAATCCAGTGGAACTTGGATCTCTTGCGGAAATTTTTGATAGAAACTCAAAAAAGAAATATTTCTGTGGTGGGTGTGATTTTTCCGCAGAATCCGGAATATGCACAAACCGATTCTTGGGGTTGTCATGGACTTCAGAGGTCTACAGCCCAATGGGTTCGAGATTCCGTGTTTGCTATGGCGGAGCAGTATCAGAATTTTGTGGTGATGGATGAAAATAAGATGGGAAGTCATGACTACTCAGATCAAATGGCTCACGATACGGACCACCTGTCCACAGAAGGCGCTGCCCAGCTAACTAGTCGGCTGGATTCTCTGTTGTTAGGGATGCAGTAA